TCCTGGCCATCTTTACCTCCTCCATCCGGCTACCGTGCTCATCcactcatctcatctcatcacATCGCTTCGCTTCGCATCGCATCTCGTTTTTTCGTCATTGAACACTCTGAGGGTCTTCCACACTTGATGTATTTCCGACGGGCTCCGACAGTTGCTATTTTGTTGCGTGGACATTTCAtttgtctgtttgttgtgAAAAGCAATCGCATTTTCTGCACTTGAATTGCTTATACCCCGTACTTTTTACTACTGGGTATGTCAGTTTTAATGTATATGATAAACTGTTCTTAAACTTATGAAAATGCTTGTAACTTTTAGTTTTATCACATAGGGTATTAAAGTGTCGCATCTCTAAATAGTTTTGACACATACATTGCTCATTTAACAggtaaacaatttgcatttgttaatgcttttgtttttttcctacgcaattttctaattataaattgttttttgggCTCTTCAGTGAACATTTTACCAAATTGTTTCTGACAGCTTTAATTAACAGTTCGAAGTTTagcataattgaaaatgttgttgccatttgcgaaatctgttttggtttttatgaTGCCAGCTTTGAAGATTTTTTTGCTCTGCCTTAAGGTGTTTTTTTGATGTTCGGAATGAGGTCAACGACGAGGCGAACATTTCTTTGGGTCTGAAAGCCATTCTTTGCGTACTATCTTTACAAGTGTGTGTTAAAACACTTTATTAGCTCTCGTGCATTCATGCGGCTATATATCAAATGCGAACTATCTATGTCTTTTGATGTTCTCATAATGGTTGAGTCACGATCTCCGTAAATAATGAGTTCCAAGGGACGCCTGTGCACGCATTCTTCTAGCACTTTTGACACTTGAATGGCAAAATTTTCGCATATATGTAAATCGAATATTCGCAAGAATCTCAGACGTGTGCACGTTCCGATCAGATCCAAGTATATCTCTGTCATATCAACGATAGTTTCCAGCAATGAAATGCGTAGTTCTTCCAACAAACTGAGTTGTCTCAACCAGTGCACACAATCGGCATTCGAAAAGCGACAGGTGAGAATCTTTAGCGAACTAATTGTTGCCAACAGTTTAGCCTCATTCAGATCCGATATTATGTGTCTAATATCCAGCGATACTAAGCTCACATGGCTATAAGCTAAGCTCTGAAGTATTTCGGAAGAACaagcttttggcttttggaaACAATAGAGCGTCTTTGCTTTGGGCTTAAGGTAGAAGCTGAGTTCCTCCAATTGGGGACTATCCTTAATAACATCCTTTAAAGTGGAACTATCCACGCGTGATGTTAAACTGAGTTGACGTAGATGCGGCATCGAATGACACGATCTCCGCAATTCTTTAGAACTCAAGTTTACGTCCAAGGTGAGTATTTCCAACTGCTTGAAAGGTCTTAGTACTCTGCTTATATTTCCACATTCTGCAAAATAAGCTATCATCATGAGTCAATCGtattgtaaatattgcaaaaggGCTTACTCACTGTGTGCGAAAATTTCtaattgttgtagttgatgTAAACTTCCtgccatttttattatattctgaGCGTACTGTCGTTTTTTACAATTGAATTCCCATAACTTTAAACTCTGCAGTTGCTGCATGCCAATTATTAGTTTACAGAATTGcctaaaataatattttcgtTCATTGCCATAGTGTTTATTCAAAGAATGCATCAGGTCATCGACATCAACACATaatgtttttacatttttataaaccAGCGACAGCAGTTTGAAGTCATGCTTAGATATCTCGGCCATAAGCacaatatgtatatagtagaAACTACTTGCCCAACGATTGAAGACATCACGAAAATAATGACATGTCTCTGCGAAACTTAGATGATCTTCCATTTCcaagtatttcaaaatattttccagACAATAGTCATTGAGCTGCAATATGTGGACCCTACTTTCGTTTGCCTTCATTGTGATACAAGAACACGATTGCAACTAAAGCTTTCTTATCATCGTATTTCTTTATAGGAAATTTTCAGTtcttaatcaaatttttaagacttttaaaaattatctATATAGATAAGACTGTAAACAGttaatatttgtgtatacACGTGTATGAACAGATAACAGTATATGCAGACAGACGCCTGCAGTTATTTGATCGATGAATCAGTAAGAGAGCTTAAAAGGCAAAGAGTTTGCGAAGAGATTCACTGAGAGAGAAATAGCCTAAGAGAAGAAAGAGTGATTGAAAGAATAGAGCGCGAGAAAGAATAATCGCTGGctgtcaatctggtatattttgcactctatggtatattttaaatttaatagtagtcttagtctttggtatattattttatttcttggtACTTTAATTTGTCatgtaagaataataccgtaatGTTGTGCATCTCGCAGTCGAGTAGACTCGATGGTAGCTTTCTTGCTTCTTTCTGATATTTAGTGAtatttgaacaaaaatattacgGATCTCTAAACAAtgattaatttcaaaatacatacaagGGCATTTTCCCTCCCATTTTCGAATCGAAATcgattaaataattaaaaagctCTGCAAAATGAGCAAATGATTGAAATAACCATAATGTTTGAGTATATACAGATTTGTACGACATAAAAACGATCCCCTTTTTTAGGGTATTAATTCGAAAGGCAATTTGGAATAAAtgatacaatttcaattctgGGCAGGTTGTgcttaaatgttaaatatgtatgtaactaCTCTTAGCtgtcatttaaaaattccataaatattaaaaaatatcaacaagCTGGCTGGCAAATACCGGCATTCCATACACCATTCACACACGGACGCATTAAGTTTTATTGGCATCGCACAACTACTGACCTACTTTATAAAAACCGAagctggcacacacacacacacactcgcacacacagctagacagagaaagggagagataCAAACAGCAAAGCACACCTGCTGACAGAGCAGAcacaaatcacacacacacacacacacacacacacagagaaagggATACGTTGCACAGCACGAAAGCAGCTTTGATCTATGGCCCAGCCCTATAGCCCTGAAGCCTTCTGCCAACCAGGCAGAATAAACAGAAAAACTTTTCAGAAAGTAATTTCAGCCATTTGCacgttaattaaattaacacaGCAAGTGCTCATCATCAGCCACAAAGCTGGCGCCCAACGACCGGAAACTAAATACGGCATCAACTTTAGCATCCCAACTCTCGAATCAGATGAACAAAACCAGTAAAAAGTAAATCTGACTATTTCAAGTTGCATATTATTGAGAGAGTAGATAGGATAGCAgcccatttattttttgtatgttttgcatttgagtTATCTATGCAGTGTGTCTTAAAAATTGGGGGGAAATTCAAAAGGGAAACTGTTTGGCCATCGAACCACACAAACCATTAAATCGGTCACTTAACCATCTGCCAGATTAAATGCTGATAGAAGCCCGAATCGGGGCGGAGACGCTAAATCACAGTTTATGGCCCTTTGGCAAATACAAAAGTGCGACGCGGAGGcccattattttattttttatttttattttatttgcaagcGATGTTAGTAGTAGATGTTTGTGTGGCACACGCATATGAATACATAAAAAGTCGATCAAAATGCATGGgagaaacaatttaaaataattcaagaGACCCTTGCGGGCAGCCACAAACACAGGATGGCAGGCAGACGAGGACCCAGCAAAAGCTTTACTCTCTCTTCTGCGTAAGATTATCCTGCAGATACGCTCGTACTTACTTATCGCACATACAGACGAGCCAAAGTGCGTGTATGCAAGGAATTATCAAGTGTTTGTcaacacgaacacacacacacacactcgcacacgcacacaaccacaaacagacacagacactTGGACAAAGACGATTGAGGGTGTCAGGCTGTAAGCACTACAAAGAGCTTATGTAAAGTGAAAGTGTGCGCGGTCGTGTCATAAGAAAGTGTCCGTCGTCTCGCCTCCTTCCCAGTCCGCTTACACATGCGAGAAATGCGTCAGGCAAACGACCGgaaagatacacacacacacacacacacacacacacacacacacacacacacacacacacacacgcacgaacacacacatacggcTTGCATGctcatgtacatacataaataagttTCCGGATTAAACGCACACCTCGACCGCCATTGTCATCAGCCCAAGTTGGcgcaataaaaccaaaatgaaacTGTGCATGAAACTTTCGCCTGCTTATACCCTCTGTATACATAATTATGTTAAGGGTATGATCAGCTCATATTAccaattatataataattgaaatttgtattttgtaaattaaattcatgattaaaaatattatccTACTTAACtaaaaaattatgtattttatataaaggGAATTTCCTAGTTGATCAGTCACATATCCAACATTAGTTTCCTCCGCTAAGTATGTCATTTGGAAGGATACTTAtggataaatatatatatgtatgtgtgtatatatgtgacacatgtgtgtttgtgaaatTCGCTTCTTATGTGCATACTTCAAAGGCATAAGTCATATGCACAGCAAAATTTGCTAGAGGTCATCgaataaaacacatttaagttaaaatattgtataagaataaatatatgtgaCTCTCTTTAAAACTGACTTAGTTGAAAAATTACACTTttggtattataaatttaatcataattaattaaactgtGCATGAAAATCATCTAACACAATtgtttgtgtatgtaaatttattgaattttggGCAATActcatttattcaaaatttattaaattcagaaTTTGGTCGAAAGctacttaattaaattttatttaattttggtaATAAAGACTTAATCacaattaaagaatttatgcatataaatCGGAAGCACGGACACAAATCAGAATTTTGTCTAGCACTAACTATATTAttagcatatttaaattaaaattattattatggctaaacatttttaaagcataattcttatttttcttaaatttacagtttttgtaaactttgttatgtgttttttttggtgtatCCCAAACAGAATTtgcatatacaatatatactgCTTAATGGCAAGTCTTGTGTGAAATTTAATACCGAATCAgaagtttaatgttttataaaaACTTGATTGTCATTTGTAAAGACAACTATAAATATTCGAAAAgaaaagatattttattttcttttcccCCTCTTCCCAGCAAATAAACGAGTGGGAAAGTGAGAAAATGAgcaaagagacagagaaaagACAACTGCTTGTGCTTGTCCTTGTATAcggaaatatttcatttttattatgtatgtatttgttttcctTGTTGTCCTTGCGACTGGTCCACATTCAATATTTAACAGTCTCAACAAATTACTTTAACCCTTTTCAAAGCTGTGTACCCTTAAGGCTTTAAGTCATTTGtcaaaaactgcaaaaacggcttatggaaaattcacacacacacacacacacacacacacacacacacacacacacacatacacacatacacacatacacacacacacactggcacacACTGACACTCAAACTGAGAGCCCATTTCACACTTTCTTATGCAAATGCTGTGCTTATTTTCGTGTCTTTCAAGGCGATTCGAGTGTAACCaggataaataataatatatgtatatgctggGGCAGCTGAAAAGTGCCGCTGGGAGTGGAGATGCTGAGGCCCCTCCCCTCACACACATTGCTGTCAACTTCTTCGCACATTAAGCctactttatttttggctcGTGTCAGATTAAATTACTTGGCCAGACGACAGCCGTTGAAATGCTCGCAACATTCATGGGCCCTTCAATATCCCACAAAAGTCACAAATTAACGTCAATTCCTCGAAGCGaatacaaatcaaatgcatGTCAAACACAACAAATCAATTCTCTACACCTTTTGTGAGCGGCAAACGATGATAAAAACCCTGTTAACAGAGCTGGCCAATTGGtaaatcaagaaaaaaaaaataagacgTGCTCAAAGTTAAtgttattcttatttatttcatactaAATATTCATAggcaaaattgaatttacaaaacaaaagagtCTTGGgtttcaattgttttaaatatctTATACAAACATTTAGCTTctcaataaaatgttgttttattagGTTAATCAATTCCTAGAAAACAAATCTAGCATACTCCATTTATAAGAATGTGTTTTAAAGGCTAACATTTGAAGTAGACTAAACGCTAAACAATCTAATATAATTTAGCCCcagctaaatttaaatgcagagCTAAGGCAACCCAGGCAGACATTAGTAGCGGCAGCAGATAAAGTGCATTATCCTGTAGAGgtgaacaaaatgaaataaagtaaaaaaaaagaaaagaaaagggaACCAGGTGTAACCGAACCCATGCCATTATAAAAgcttataattgaattttttataattcgcTGAGCTGGGcaagcaaccaaccaaccaaccgaaactgaaacaaCTCTGACCAGCCATGAGCGGTCTATGTGGTATTCTcttttgtcgtttttttttctacacaACTCCCCGGTATTTCCACATAAAACACAGCCGGCACAGCACGGCCAGAAGCTCGAACATTTAATAGTTGGAGCCCATAAATTCGGTAGCTCTTTGATACAATTAGGAGAAATGCTTGCTCTTCGATTCTAGTACATCGCTGATAGCCTAACGTGGCTGGTTTTGTGGTTTTCTTTATTGGTTACTTCGTGGAAAACTGATGTGAATTGGTGCCATTAAATTTCGTGGCTTCGAGGCGATATTGAATGGGCGTTCGTGGTATAGACACCATAAAAACACCGTAGAAAAAATCATTAGTAAAACCGAAAGGAAATGTCGAAAGTAAAAGGATATTTTGCAGAGAATCCgctaaaatattattactatttctTATCTATCGAAAATGGCTTTTAATGGAATGGCGAGCTtagtatcttttttttttatcaatcgCGAACACTTAAGATTATTAATGTtataaaatgtgaatataGTAAAGTCAATTTGACATtactgaatatttatttttatttacaaaatttgacAAATTCTTTGGATGTTAGATATAAATAAGTTTCTCCCAGAcgccaacaaacaacaacgaagattATCCTAATCAGGGATAATATCTTTCTCCACGTGAATTGAATCATACCAAATTCCAGtcaattttgtgttttctcCCGTACAATGGGCAAACAATCTAATAGACTAGATTTCTGCAAATTCAACATACAACTGCTCTCGGACAAGAGCGTCGTCTTAGTGACAGCCACGGGATTCGAGTCTGAAATATTTGTGCCTCAGCTGAAAAACAATCGCATCGCTTTGACCAATGTAGTATGCAGTCGACAGCCGAAGAATCAGAGAAGTGAAACTCGACTTATTGTTCGTCCCAACTTGATCCGatcaaatcgaataacaaaccGCAGACTGATCACAGCAACTGCGGGTTTGACGCCTGCCCTGGCTAAGGCAAGTCCTTTGGGTCTGAAATTCGATATCAAGCTCATTTCGAATGGAAACGTGGTGCTTGTGGAATGTAACGGCTATGAATCTGAGATATTCTTGCCTCTTATTTCTAGTCGTTCCGTTACCATGAAACGCGTCTCCGCTCTGGAATTAACGCGATATGCCTGGCAAATATCGTTCAATGAGAACACTGAAAAGGGCCGAGGCTCTGCTGCCGCACTGGCTGCTTCTCTTGCAGCTCAGGCCGTGGGCTTAACCAAGCTATTGGTGTCTCCTTCAGATATTGTAAGCAGTGAAACGTCATCGTCGCTGATAGTgaaggaaaaaaagaaaaagaactcGAAGCTTCTGCTGAAAGCAGCCGGTGATGCAAAGATTAAGGAACTTGCAAAATATAAGTCTCCTTCCTCTGCCTACAAGTTGTGACAAAGTTCGATCGCATGACATTAGATCATCACATCATATGCTAAATAGGCTTTCaaacttcaaaatatttatgtactcTCACTACAACCAGTAATGTAAAGCAATTGTATTAAAGTTTCGTTAACTGAAATCATTTGGGCCCCGCAATGATGCATTTCAAATCCAATTACAATCAGCACAAATTCACAATGAAGTTATTGCTAGACAAGAATATTTTGTTGGTCGAGTGTCCGGGTCGTGAGGCGCAATTGTTTATGCCGGTTCTCCTCGACGGTTCCATCGTTCTTCAGAACATCGTCTTTGATAACAATGCGCCGTTGCCACACCGCATAAGGCCAACAATGCCGGTCCTCAAAATGCCGTCCACAATGAACGTGAACGTGAAGACATCGCCGTATTCTCACGCTGTACCCAATACACAGCCGAAGTCGAGGAAACGAGCAGGCACTCTGCATACGGTTAACGCTCCCTTATCGGTCAAAAGCACGAGCTTTAAATGGGTTCGTTCTGGCAGTGAAAAGCCAAAGATCGTAAACACATTGAAGAAACATTCAACGCCTGTTCGGGGTCCTTCTATAACGCCTTCAATTGTCGAAATCAAGTTTCCTTCAGTTGTAGCTCTCAAAGAACCTCCAACATTTGATGCGGTACGGAATATTTTTTGCAGAACTGTAGGATCGTCTACTCTTCATAGCCATCAATAAATtgccaattaaaaaataacatgACTACCAGAAGGTCACGTGTGTATCTCATTATTTGCAGCCCACATGAAAACGTTGCCCACATTGCGTGACACGTGAATATCGATTAATTTCtatgtaaattttaaacttcttaatatattaaaatatccataaatatattatattctattctaAAATTTTAGATTAGCTAAATCAATTTCacgcaaaatatttaatgataaatataaaatatatttaaaaaaaatataaatataatttaaatatgggTAATCTTTtcagtgaacaaaaaaaaaacataacctgcaacaattttaaaaataagaaaaggttactcttatagctctagattagtactttaattagagctaagaatggttttggaattttctttctgttttgttttctgttctgataattgcaaaaattaacaaattcgtacgcaaaactaaaaaatgaatgaatttatatattttatcggaaAACAGCCATgaccgtctgtgtgtctgtccgtctatccgtatgaaacactggttctcagaaactataagagacagagctataatttttttcgacagcatttgttatgtttgcacgcagattaagttagtttcaaatttttgccacgcccacttccgcccccgcaaatcaaaaaaatcaaataaaaagcttaattttaaagatatagTTGCGAATTTATacgtatatacaataattactatagtagttatgatttctgaaaatttggctgcgatcagataaaaattgtcgaagttattaaagaaatacaaaggcaaaaacgcctacttactaggggtcttagttgctttggctgacaatctggtatattttttgaatgtggtacaataaagatataccaaatatactatttggaatatttttagtttttttgcagtatattcagtatattttgagaaaaataccgcaaactatatttcttttattcaaaatgggttgcgggtatctcagtgtgctcgactgtagctttcttacttgttttttttttaactgtaagggtggtcgcacgcgacatttaccaaAGAATTACGCATATATAGCTTGGCGGGAACACTCAActgataacaaaaatattgaagcaGAGCAAACCTAGTGCaaataagaattatttttatattcaatgtGACCGACAAAGGGTATTCTAGTTTTCTAAAACTGGGTACCAGGTATTTTATGGTAGAGCAAACTCAACTATGGCTTCCtaacttgttttgttttttgctcatTGGACAATAGGAGTATTTGATTGCCTTAAAAAGTTACTCAAGAGTAcatcaatttcaaatcaacCGCTAGGGATGTTCTTCACCTTAAGACCTTCATTATCAGCATATTTCGAGTTTTTTACTTACGAACAATCTCAATCACTGAAATAGCTAAATGAACCACattttaaataccaaaataaaagaatatttgccaaaggttttattttcaattcaattcaatgagCAGATTAGCAATACAAAATAATCATGCAATTCTATATGAACATGTTAATAGTCGTAATTGTTGGACTTCAATTAGTAATCAACGAAAGGTGGGGGGAAAGGTTAGAACTGATGATACTGGGACCCACGTAGCCCCGAAAGTCGCTTTTAGCCATATAGTATATGCCGATGCCGCCTAAAGGCACTGGCGGCTTGAACTCAACATCCTGTATATCAATCAACGGAATTGTCTTTTGTGATGCATCGTCCAACACTCCCGAGTTGGTAAATTCTAGATATTGGTTATTTCTTGAATATCGCGGATCCGACCACTGCCATCTCGCCAAATGTAGATTGTCAATGTTCACCTGTTTTCTGTTGTAAACATTATCATTCGACTGCCAAATGCTATTTACCTCCGGGTCGATTAATTTGCCTTTTACAAAATCCCATTGGCTGAAATGCACTTTCAGATTCAGATGTCCATCCAAAACCTGGAATCGCACACCGGTCACCACAAAAGTTGTATCATCTGGTTTCGTTACTTCATCCAGATCTAATGATCGATTTTGGTAAGTTAATGTGTGATAGTCGACTCCCTCCTTAACACTGGAATCACCGATTTCATAGTTATCGACTGGTTTCCACTCCACAGTTGATTCGTTGATGAGACCACGAGGCAAGAGTACTCCCTGCTGGATTTGCAAATGGAATATACGATTCCTCTTCACAAACCGCACTCCAGTCACCACTTTGTTTGCATTGACATCCGATAATGTTTCTCGAAGATTGAAGTAGCGATCTGACTTTGGGCTTTGTTCATCACAGAGACAGAAGCAATAGCTGCAATCGATGGACAAAAATTTTTTCCAGCTCTTTACTTTATTGACGTCCCGCCAACACTTTTCGTTCTTTCCCAAACTCTTCGATTCACCGTATTCAATATACTCATAGCGACGAGTGCTGTTTTCTGGTGATTGGCATACAGACAGAACCGAGTCTATAAATTGGCAGTCGTGAATCCGACCCGAACATTTGGGCTGTTGAGCGCAAAACTTTTCATCGGAGCAACTTTTGCTGGTTGTGTTATGATAATCAGCGCATGTCCGACTACACGACCCATCGGTGTTTAGATCCACTTCATTCTCAATGTATCCTTGAAGCAGGCGCGTAACCTCGTCGTAGGTAATGTTCTGTATATGTGGCGAGGGTTCGCAACGCCATAGAAGACGATCAGCTTTTTCCGTCACTTCTTTGAGAGTAGTTAGAGCGTTTTTAGTAATCTCATTATAGTTCTGTCGAACAGTATTCCGTTTTGTAATGAAATTGCCATTTCCGGAAACTCTTTGGATCATCATTGAGTACTCGATCAGGATATATGCCATAAGTTCGAACAAAGcgatttctttatatatagagTAAATTATATGTTGTGGGGATTGTCGCATTTTGCACCTTATGTTCATAGGAATTTCATAAATCATCGACAATTCCTTTAATTTCCAATTGAATTTTCCGCATGTTCCGTCGTACTTATTGCATTTCAAACCGTGAAGTGGAAGATAAAACCAATCGATTGGTCTTATCAAAAATGGGTTAAATATCCGTTGAGATATTGTTTCAGTGAAGATCAAGAGAGTATCTTCCTCTATTTCATCTATAACCtccatatatttaaaatgctcgGTTATCGCATGAAGCCCTACAAATATACATCGTTCGTTCATTAAACGATTATACAAGCTTTTCTCAGGCGTTGTTAAGTATAGCTTCTCGATTTGCCGAACTTGCGCACTGACATTCTTGAAACGTTGAATTACTTTGAGTTGATACTCTCTGACCCTTTTAGCATCAAAGTCGCCCGTCTCCTTGTCTAATTTTTCAATATCCAATTGCACAAATGAAACTACTTCTTTAGCTGCATTTACAAAACTCAGGTCTGCATGATTCGGGTTCGATGTTGAATGACTGGACTGGATGAAGATTAAAAGTACCAAGAGAAAAGGCAAGTAAAGCGCCAATTGTAGTAGCTGCATTGCACGTATTTTTGTATTGCGAGTACAACAGAACTGTGATCACGAACAAACAAAACGGAACTAAATCGAAACTGATGATGAGCAAAGGCACAAATTTCACAGCTTGACGTAGATTAGCCGACAATCTTTGAAATGTTAGCAAAGGCTAATCAAATACAGTGAAACCTCTTTGACAGTCGACTATTATTGTccgacaaacaaacaaaagaaataatcaAGATACTGGTATGTGTTCGTGTTACTTAATACCATTCTTAATTAAAGCAACTTAAGTAGTGtggtataattaaaaaataccaaataaattaaaaaaaaatattttcaatatgaatttccttttttggtatatcaataaataCCATAGAACACTAAATAAAGAGAATGAGAAGCAAGGTaaagtaaaatacaattttgtttcaatAACTTGTAAATTGATCGCAACTAAATTGGGTAGTCAGAAAGACTTTAGTAGATATTATGCAATGCTTATCAAAAATTCGTTTTTTCGATTGCGTACAACAATGAAAGCTGGtgtcaaaaaaaatgtatctctatctgtatAGTCTCCAAAATTTAGTTGATCATGCGAAAAAGGAAGGCACACAATATCGTCTCGGATTTTAAAGttgataaataatatacatataagttttatggggtcggagatgcctcgctTTCACTTTCAGTTAgcacaaagttttaatacccttctaaaacaattaagaagaatattcaataaaataaataaaaataagtaggAATGTTCTAGTCAAGAGACCTTGACTGAGATATACCATGTACCCAAAATCTTTAAAGTCTTTTAGAGTAGAGTGTAATTTGGCACCTCGAGCAAACCCGattatagctttcttacttt
This is a stretch of genomic DNA from Drosophila albomicans strain 15112-1751.03 chromosome 3, ASM965048v2, whole genome shotgun sequence. It encodes these proteins:
- the LOC117571302 gene encoding uncharacterized protein LOC117571302, with product MGKQSNRLDFCKFNIQLLSDKSVVLVTATGFESEIFVPQLKNNRIALTNVVCSRQPKNQRSETRLIVRPNLIRSNRITNRRLITATAGLTPALAKASPLGLKFDIKLISNGNVVLVECNGYESEIFLPLISSRSVTMKRVSALELTRYAWQISFNENTEKGRGSAAALAASLAAQAVGLTKLLVSPSDIVSSETSSSLIVKEKKKKNSKLLLKAAGDAKIKELAKYKSPSSAYKL
- the LOC117571684 gene encoding uncharacterized protein LOC117571684 isoform X4, with the translated sequence MSSIVGQFCKLIIGMQQLQSLKLWEFNCKKRQYAQNIIKMAGSLHQLQQLEIFAHTYFAECGNISRVLRPFKQLEILTLDVNLSSKELRRSCHSMPHLRQLSLTSRVDSSTLKDVIKDSPQLEELSFYLKPKAKTLYCFQKPKACSSEILQSLAYSHVSLVSLDIRHIISDLNEAKLLATISSLKILTCRFSNADCVHWLRQLSLLEELRISLLETIVDMTEIYLDLIGTCTRLRFLRIFDLHICENFAIQVSKVLEECVHRRPLELIIYGDRDSTIMRTSKDIDSSHLIYSRMNARELIKCFNTHL
- the LOC117571684 gene encoding uncharacterized protein LOC117571684 isoform X1, whose translation is MKANESRVHILQLNDYCLENILKYLEMEDHLSFAETCHYFRDVFNRWASSFYYIHIVLMAEISKHDFKLLSLVYKNVKTLCVDVDDLMHSLNKHYGNERKYYFRQFCKLIIGMQQLQSLKLWEFNCKKRQYAQNIIKMAGSLHQLQQLEIFAHTYFAECGNISRVLRPFKQLEILTLDVNLSSKELRRSCHSMPHLRQLSLTSRVDSSTLKDVIKDSPQLEELSFYLKPKAKTLYCFQKPKACSSEILQSLAYSHVSLVSLDIRHIISDLNEAKLLATISSLKILTCRFSNADCVHWLRQLSLLEELRISLLETIVDMTEIYLDLIGTCTRLRFLRIFDLHICENFAIQVSKVLEECVHRRPLELIIYGDRDSTIMRTSKDIDSSHLIYSRMNARELIKCFNTHL
- the LOC117571684 gene encoding uncharacterized protein LOC117571684 isoform X2, producing MKANESRVHILQLNDYCLENILKYLEMEDHLSFAETCHYFRDVFNRWASSFYYIHIVLMAEISKHDFKLLSLVYKNVKTLCVDVDDLMHSLNKHYGNERKYYFRQFCKLIIGMQQLQSLKLWEFNCKKRQYAQNIIKMAGSLHQLQQLEIFAHKCGNISRVLRPFKQLEILTLDVNLSSKELRRSCHSMPHLRQLSLTSRVDSSTLKDVIKDSPQLEELSFYLKPKAKTLYCFQKPKACSSEILQSLAYSHVSLVSLDIRHIISDLNEAKLLATISSLKILTCRFSNADCVHWLRQLSLLEELRISLLETIVDMTEIYLDLIGTCTRLRFLRIFDLHICENFAIQVSKVLEECVHRRPLELIIYGDRDSTIMRTSKDIDSSHLIYSRMNARELIKCFNTHL
- the LOC117570715 gene encoding uncharacterized protein LOC117570715; the encoded protein is MAYILIEYSMMIQRVSGNGNFITKRNTVRQNYNEITKNALTTLKEVTEKADRLLWRCEPSPHIQNITYDEVTRLLQGYIENEVDLNTDGSCSRTCADYHNTTSKSCSDEKFCAQQPKCSGRIHDCQFIDSVLSVCQSPENSTRRYEYIEYGESKSLGKNEKCWRDVNKVKSWKKFLSIDCSYCFCLCDEQSPKSDRYFNLRETLSDVNANKVVTGVRFVKRNRIFHLQIQQGVLLPRGLINESTVEWKPVDNYEIGDSSVKEGVDYHTLTYQNRSLDLDEVTKPDDTTFVVTGVRFQVLDGHLNLKVHFSQWDFVKGKLIDPEVNSIWQSNDNVYNRKQVNIDNLHLARWQWSDPRYSRNNQYLEFTNSGVLDDASQKTIPLIDIQDVEFKPPVPLGGIGIYYMAKSDFRGYVGPSIISSNLSPHLSLITN
- the LOC117571684 gene encoding uncharacterized protein LOC117571684 isoform X3, which gives rise to MSSIVGQVVSTIYILCLWPRYLSMTSNCCRWFIKMQFCKLIIGMQQLQSLKLWEFNCKKRQYAQNIIKMAGSLHQLQQLEIFAHTYFAECGNISRVLRPFKQLEILTLDVNLSSKELRRSCHSMPHLRQLSLTSRVDSSTLKDVIKDSPQLEELSFYLKPKAKTLYCFQKPKACSSEILQSLAYSHVSLVSLDIRHIISDLNEAKLLATISSLKILTCRFSNADCVHWLRQLSLLEELRISLLETIVDMTEIYLDLIGTCTRLRFLRIFDLHICENFAIQVSKVLEECVHRRPLELIIYGDRDSTIMRTSKDIDSSHLIYSRMNARELIKCFNTHL